The window TTTATTTTCATAAACTAACAAGCCTCCAAATTTTTATTGTTGTTCCGGATAATATAATATCGTTTATTATTAAAATGTTCAACAGGTAAATTTAACGACTCCTATTGACCAAGTGTAAAATTTAATTGATAATGCTCCCAAGGTGTACATCGGAGGCAAAATGAAAAAAACAATCTGTATACTAATTTGCATATCGGTTATTTTCGTTCAGGAAATGTTTGCGGATAACGAAGCGGGCACTAATAAAATAGGCGTGTACGCAGGCTATCCTTTCGGCATTTCTTTTTCGCATAATTTTACAAAAAAAGACCAGCTGGATATTCAGGCCGCTCCTAATATGAGGTTTATTATCAAAAACAACGACTCATATTTTCATTTCGGAGGAGATTTTTATATAGGCTATCTACGCTCCGTAGCCGAACCTATAATACGGGGAGCCGTTTGTCCCTTTGAAATAGGCGCCGGTATCGGGTTATTCCCCGGAGTCGAACAAACTTATCCCGATAAATCTAAAAATTTTGCTTTTTACGTGGGAACCTTTTTTGATTTACGCTGGGAAGTTTTTTTTACAAATGTCCCTAAATTTAGCTTATTTTTGGATTTTGCTCCGGGCGTATATTTTAACCCCACTGCATTCCGCTACAACAGACACCTTGCGGTCTTTGCGGCAAGGGGCGGTATAGGCTTACGATATGTTTTTTAATTTCGGTAATTACTCATGAATATTTTAACCGATAAATTCAAAGAAGTTTTAATGTCGGTTTTACCGATTGTTATTCTTACTACTGTTTTAAATTTTACTTTTATTCATATAGACTATCATATTTTTATCCGCTTTTTACTTGGAAGCGTATGTATGATAATCGGCCTCGCTTTTTTTCTTTTCGGAATAGATATAAGCGTGGCAAAAATCGGTGTTCACATGGGCGGCGAAATTACAAAACGGAATAAACTTTTTATTCTTATTGCGGGAGGCTTTATTCTCGGCTTTTTAATTTCAATTGCGGAACCCGATTTACAAATTTTTGCAGACCAGGTAAAGGATGCAACACGGGGTGAAATACCTTCGATTTTCCTTGTGCTTGTAGTTTCCGTAGGCGTCGCTCTTTTTGTTATGCTCGGTCTTTTACGGATTGTCTTTAACGTTTCGCAAAAAATATCCTTTTTAATCTCTTACGGAATAATTTTTATACTCGCTCTTTTTTCATCTGCCGAATTTATTTCGATATCGTTCGATTCTTCGGGAACGACAACGGGAGCTATAACGGTGCCCTTTATTCTCGCCTTATCCTTAGGAGTTTCGGGAATGAAAAAGAATTCTACCGAATCGGAAGAAAACTCTTTCGGGCTTGTCGGCATGGCTTCCGCCGGTGCAATTCTTGCAGTTCTTACTCTAAGCGTCTTAAACAGTTCCGCTCAAATTTCAAGTGAAGGTTTCGAATTCAATTTGGATATAAGTACGAAAATATTTAAACCGTTTAAAGATATTTTCCTTCATACCTTGCAGGAATGTTTTATTTCCCTTCTTCCTCTTTCGCTGATTTTCTTTGTAACTAATTTTATAAGTATAAAATTAAGACGTAAAGATTTAATGCAGATTGTAAGCGGTCTTATCATTACGCTTATAGGTTTATTCCTTTTTATGTGGGGTGCAAAATCGGGTTTTTTAGATGTCGGTATTTTAATAGGCAATAAAATAGGTGAAGCGGGAGTCCGCCCCCTTATTCTTTTTATAGGGGCTTTAATAGGGCTTGTTACAATTCTTGCGGAACCCGCCGTTTATGTTTTAACCGTTCAAATCGAAAACGTAACAAGCGGACACATAAGGCGCAAAGTAGTTTTAATTTTTTTGTGCATAGGTGTAAGTTTGGCGGTAATGCTTTCTATGCTGCGGATTATAGAACCTGCTTTTCAATTATGGCATATTCTTTTACCCGGCTATATAATTTCACTTATTCTTTCGTTTATCGTACCGGACTTATTCGTAGGCATTGCCTTTGATGCAGGCGGCGTAGCTTCAGGCCCGATGAGCGCAACCTTTGTTCTTTCGCTTGCACAAGGCTTGGCGAATGCAACCCCGTCCGCAAATGTATTGATTGACGGCTTCGGAATAATCGCTGCAATTGCACTGGCTCCGATTATTTCACTTCAAGTACTGGGTTTGATATTTAAAATAAAAAGTGCAAGGAGTAAAAAATGAAGGATTGTTCGCTTCTTATAATTTTAGTTCCCTTCGGACATGCGCCTAAGATAGTAAAGTACGCAAAAGAAAACGGAATGGTGGGAGCTACGGTTATGCTTGCCTTCGGTACCGTTAAAAATAAAATTCTCGATTTTTTAGGCATTAGAGAAATAAGAAAAGAATTGATTTTAACTGCCGGTCGCACCGAATTTTTAAATGAACTTATGGGAAAACTCGAAAACAAATTTAAAATTACACGTAAAAATTTCGGGATAGCCTTTACTATTCCTTTGATGTATATAAACCATAAACAATTAAACAATGATGAAAAAATTAATTTTAAAAATTTTAAAGATGAGGAGATTAAAACGGTGAAGTCTGCAATATTTACAATAGTTAATAGAGGAAAAGCGGGAGAAGTGGTAGATGCAAGTTTACAGGCCGGCGCAAGAGGCGGAACAATTATAAATGCACGCGGTTCGGGCTTAAATCAAACTATGCGTATTTTCGATATGGAAATAGAACCTGAAAAAGAAATTGTTTTAACTGTTGTTGATGATACAAAACTCGACGGTATTGTACAATCCATACGGGAAAAATCCGATGTGGAA is drawn from Treponema pedis and contains these coding sequences:
- a CDS encoding DUF1538 domain-containing protein; the encoded protein is MNILTDKFKEVLMSVLPIVILTTVLNFTFIHIDYHIFIRFLLGSVCMIIGLAFFLFGIDISVAKIGVHMGGEITKRNKLFILIAGGFILGFLISIAEPDLQIFADQVKDATRGEIPSIFLVLVVSVGVALFVMLGLLRIVFNVSQKISFLISYGIIFILALFSSAEFISISFDSSGTTTGAITVPFILALSLGVSGMKKNSTESEENSFGLVGMASAGAILAVLTLSVLNSSAQISSEGFEFNLDISTKIFKPFKDIFLHTLQECFISLLPLSLIFFVTNFISIKLRRKDLMQIVSGLIITLIGLFLFMWGAKSGFLDVGILIGNKIGEAGVRPLILFIGALIGLVTILAEPAVYVLTVQIENVTSGHIRRKVVLIFLCIGVSLAVMLSMLRIIEPAFQLWHILLPGYIISLILSFIVPDLFVGIAFDAGGVASGPMSATFVLSLAQGLANATPSANVLIDGFGIIAAIALAPIISLQVLGLIFKIKSARSKK
- a CDS encoding P-II family nitrogen regulator, with translation MKDCSLLIILVPFGHAPKIVKYAKENGMVGATVMLAFGTVKNKILDFLGIREIRKELILTAGRTEFLNELMGKLENKFKITRKNFGIAFTIPLMYINHKQLNNDEKINFKNFKDEEIKTVKSAIFTIVNRGKAGEVVDASLQAGARGGTIINARGSGLNQTMRIFDMEIEPEKEIVLTVVDDTKLDGIVQSIREKSDVEKDGHGILLYCP